The following coding sequences are from one Roseburia hominis A2-183 window:
- a CDS encoding NUDIX hydrolase: MTKVNFYDSVNDSMLKFAVIIARHNGKWVFCKHKERNTWEAPGGHREDGEDILETAKRELYEETGAITFDITPICIYSVTAPDNFDGMETFGKLFFSDIHTFEKELHSEIEKIVIMDELPINWTYPEIQPKLLEEARKRGFCPKRTK; this comes from the coding sequence ATGACGAAAGTGAATTTTTATGATAGTGTTAATGATTCAATGCTGAAGTTTGCAGTTATTATTGCCAGACATAATGGTAAATGGGTATTTTGCAAGCACAAGGAAAGAAATACATGGGAGGCACCGGGGGGACATAGAGAAGATGGTGAGGATATTCTTGAAACAGCCAAACGAGAACTATATGAAGAAACAGGGGCAATAACTTTTGATATTACTCCAATTTGTATATATTCTGTGACTGCACCAGATAATTTCGATGGAATGGAGACTTTTGGAAAATTATTCTTCTCAGATATACATACATTTGAAAAAGAGCTTCACAGTGAAATTGAAAAAATAGTAATTATGGATGAACTACCGATTAATTGGACTTACCCAGAAATTCAACCCAAACTGCTGGAAGAAGCAAGGAAAAGAGGATTTTGCCCAAAAAGGACGAAATAA
- the guaA gene encoding glutamine-hydrolyzing GMP synthase, whose amino-acid sequence MNNNFSQEKVIVIDFGGQYNQLVARRVRECNVYCEIYSYRTDIEQIKAMNPKGIILTGGPNSCYEPDSPTYTKELFELGIPVLGLCYGAQLMMHVLGGKVEKAPVREYGKTEVFVDTTSPLFGDVSEKTICWMSHFDYISKVAPGFSIAAHTADCPVAAAENREKKLFAIQFHPEVLHTQEGTKMLHNFVRGVCGCAGTWRMDHFVEHTIEAIREKVGDGKVLLALSGGVDSSVAAGLLSRAIGKQLTCVFVDHGLLRKNEGDEVESVFGPDGQFDLNFIRVNAQERYYAKLAGVTEPEQKRKIIGEEFIRVFEEEAKKIGAVDFLAQGTIYPDVVESGLGGESAVIKSHHNVGGLPDYVDFKEIIEPLRNLFKDEVRKAGLELGIPENLVFRQPFPGPGLGIRIIGEVTADKVRIVQDADAIYREEIAKAGLDRSIGQYFAALTNMRSVGVMGDERTYDYAVALRAVNTVDFMTAEAAEIPFEVLQTVMSRIINEVRGVNRVFYDLTSKPPGTIEFE is encoded by the coding sequence ATGAACAACAATTTTTCACAGGAAAAAGTCATTGTCATCGACTTTGGCGGTCAGTACAATCAGCTGGTTGCCAGACGTGTCAGAGAGTGCAATGTTTACTGTGAGATCTATTCCTACCGTACAGACATCGAGCAGATCAAGGCGATGAATCCGAAGGGTATCATTTTAACCGGCGGTCCGAACAGCTGCTACGAGCCGGATTCTCCGACGTACACGAAGGAACTGTTTGAACTTGGAATTCCGGTTTTGGGACTCTGCTACGGCGCACAGCTTATGATGCATGTGCTGGGCGGAAAGGTTGAGAAGGCACCGGTGCGTGAGTATGGCAAGACAGAGGTGTTTGTCGATACGACATCGCCACTTTTTGGCGATGTGTCTGAGAAGACGATCTGCTGGATGAGCCATTTTGATTATATTTCAAAAGTTGCTCCGGGATTTTCCATTGCGGCGCACACGGCAGACTGTCCGGTGGCGGCAGCGGAGAACCGGGAGAAGAAGCTTTTTGCAATCCAGTTCCATCCGGAAGTGCTTCACACCCAAGAGGGCACTAAGATGCTGCACAATTTCGTGCGCGGTGTCTGCGGCTGTGCCGGAACCTGGCGCATGGATCATTTTGTGGAGCACACGATCGAGGCGATCCGCGAGAAGGTCGGTGACGGCAAGGTGCTTCTTGCGCTGTCCGGCGGTGTGGATTCCTCAGTCGCAGCAGGACTTTTATCCAGAGCGATCGGCAAGCAGCTCACCTGCGTGTTCGTGGATCATGGTCTTCTGCGCAAGAATGAGGGCGATGAGGTGGAGAGCGTATTTGGCCCGGACGGTCAGTTCGACCTGAATTTTATCCGCGTCAACGCACAGGAGCGCTACTATGCGAAGCTGGCAGGAGTGACAGAGCCGGAGCAGAAGCGCAAGATCATCGGTGAGGAGTTCATCCGTGTCTTTGAGGAAGAGGCGAAGAAGATCGGTGCAGTGGATTTCCTGGCGCAGGGAACCATCTATCCGGACGTCGTGGAGAGTGGACTTGGCGGGGAATCCGCAGTCATCAAGTCGCACCACAATGTCGGAGGTCTGCCGGACTATGTTGATTTCAAGGAGATCATCGAGCCGTTGCGCAATCTGTTCAAGGATGAGGTGCGCAAGGCAGGTCTTGAGCTTGGCATTCCGGAGAACCTGGTATTCCGCCAGCCTTTCCCGGGACCGGGACTCGGCATCCGCATCATCGGCGAGGTGACGGCAGACAAAGTCCGCATTGTGCAGGACGCTGATGCCATCTACCGCGAGGAGATTGCAAAAGCCGGACTGGACCGTTCGATCGGTCAGTATTTTGCGGCGCTCACCAATATGAGAAGCGTCGGCGTCATGGGAGACGAGAGAACCTATGATTATGCAGTTGCACTGCGTGCTGTGAATACGGTGGATTTCATGACCGCGGAGGCGGCGGAGATCCCGTTCGAGGTGCTGCAGACGGTGATGAGCCGGATTATCAATGAGGTGCGCGGGGTGAATAGAGTATTCTATGATCTGACCAGTAAGCCACCGGGAACGATTGAGTTTGAATAA
- a CDS encoding TnsA endonuclease N-terminal domain-containing protein, translated as MAKEVGMEFAFFEFLRSFYVDNRGIIRNRYREITKKYLDYNDKEKNPDAFLRTPQFEALEMYVFVKEFMNNQQMYQMFDDWSKRNGVFADRRFYDEAGQMTLYDVYSPKQYHDYFLQIKKYAEDYPNYIFALTMGLGKTILMATCIFYEFLLASKWPRDDRYCHNALVFAPDKTVLQSLKEIVIFDKSKVVPQEYIGVLDTNIKVHFLEDSGTTLNTLDGSKYNIIISNTQKIILKAQHKEKSSVDKLFSDQIPGQSVLDDVLGILQEISNNDDLMSNQRFEKLTRLSQMGIYVDEAHHMFGADLEKALHENGKGTSLRNTINELSKELSKHGSKVIACYNFTGTPYVNNKILPEVIYAYGLQAAIRNNFLKDTSVIGYSNVKSKEFLKAVIADFWAKYGGKEYEGLAPKMAIFGAEIAEVRDEIRPVVEEVLSELGIPLDKILVNVGDEKITKSEDIRDFNNLDIVGTAGSKKQFILLVNKGREGWNCRSLFSVALFRSPKSKVFVLQATMRCLRKITDEQLMATVYLSKENMDILDDELKKNFRTSIEELVVKKDKKRKKVPVRVKEPPRTLRMNRLHYKYSLETKHYDSRLSFGLKEIETENYDATMYVKEGLTTSSVVCESNVNYMVSKLAYTEITLVAEVAKYFPDIRCTEVARILRESEEGIDKILVAVNEHNDIIYDKIVPTIFEALYRVNKEIVKENVDVKLLKKPKEGGYYEFSGNEDLIIMQNSEDSVVVKNKDKSFHADTYVFDSKPELQLFLQLLANEHVKKAYFTGMFTADQTDFYVPYIDPESNRLRKYYPDFLVKMDDGSYLILEVKGDNMIDDPVVKAKGAAAEEVAVESSMKYEMLKGTDIMEGKAKI; from the coding sequence ATGGCAAAAGAAGTTGGAATGGAATTTGCCTTTTTTGAGTTCCTTCGTTCATTCTATGTAGATAATAGAGGAATTATAAGAAATAGGTATCGTGAAATAACTAAGAAATATCTGGATTACAATGACAAGGAAAAGAACCCAGACGCATTTTTACGAACCCCACAGTTTGAAGCCTTAGAAATGTATGTGTTTGTAAAAGAATTTATGAATAATCAGCAGATGTATCAGATGTTTGATGACTGGTCAAAGAGAAATGGTGTGTTTGCAGATAGACGATTCTATGATGAAGCTGGGCAGATGACATTATATGATGTTTATTCTCCAAAGCAGTATCATGATTATTTTTTGCAGATAAAGAAATATGCGGAAGATTATCCAAATTATATTTTTGCATTAACTATGGGACTAGGTAAGACAATTCTCATGGCTACATGTATTTTTTATGAGTTTCTTCTTGCATCAAAATGGCCTCGTGATGATAGGTATTGTCATAATGCATTGGTTTTTGCGCCGGACAAAACAGTATTACAATCGTTAAAAGAAATAGTAATTTTTGATAAGAGTAAGGTTGTACCTCAGGAATATATTGGTGTATTAGATACAAATATTAAGGTGCATTTTCTTGAAGATAGTGGAACCACATTAAATACATTAGATGGTTCCAAGTATAATATAATTATTTCTAATACACAGAAAATCATATTAAAGGCTCAGCATAAAGAAAAAAGTTCTGTAGATAAGTTGTTTAGTGATCAGATACCAGGACAATCCGTTTTGGATGATGTTCTTGGAATATTACAGGAAATCAGTAACAACGATGATTTGATGTCAAATCAACGTTTTGAGAAACTTACCAGGCTTTCACAAATGGGTATTTATGTAGATGAAGCACATCATATGTTTGGAGCAGACTTGGAGAAGGCTTTGCACGAAAATGGTAAGGGCACTAGCCTGCGTAATACTATAAATGAATTGTCTAAGGAATTATCTAAGCATGGAAGTAAAGTGATTGCTTGTTATAATTTTACAGGAACACCATACGTCAATAATAAGATTCTTCCGGAAGTTATATATGCTTATGGATTGCAGGCGGCAATTAGAAATAATTTCTTAAAAGATACTAGTGTTATTGGTTATAGTAACGTAAAAAGCAAAGAATTCCTAAAAGCTGTTATTGCCGATTTCTGGGCAAAGTATGGTGGAAAAGAATATGAAGGATTAGCACCTAAAATGGCTATTTTTGGTGCAGAGATAGCAGAAGTTCGTGATGAAATCAGGCCAGTTGTTGAAGAAGTACTATCTGAATTGGGAATACCTCTTGATAAAATTTTAGTTAATGTTGGAGACGAAAAGATTACTAAATCTGAAGACATAAGAGATTTTAACAATCTTGATATAGTTGGAACAGCAGGCAGTAAGAAGCAGTTTATATTGCTTGTTAATAAAGGTAGAGAGGGGTGGAACTGTAGATCATTATTTAGCGTGGCTCTTTTTAGAAGTCCAAAGTCAAAAGTTTTTGTGCTTCAAGCAACAATGAGATGCTTGAGAAAAATTACAGATGAACAACTAATGGCCACAGTGTACTTGTCAAAAGAGAATATGGATATATTGGATGATGAGCTTAAAAAGAATTTTAGAACTAGCATAGAGGAACTTGTAGTTAAGAAGGATAAAAAACGTAAGAAAGTTCCTGTACGTGTGAAAGAACCACCTAGAACATTGCGCATGAACAGATTGCATTATAAATATTCTTTGGAAACTAAGCATTATGATAGTAGATTATCGTTTGGTTTGAAAGAAATAGAAACAGAAAATTATGATGCGACAATGTATGTTAAAGAAGGACTTACAACTTCGTCTGTTGTGTGTGAAAGCAATGTTAACTATATGGTTAGTAAATTAGCGTATACTGAGATAACGTTGGTGGCAGAAGTAGCAAAATATTTTCCTGATATCAGATGCACAGAAGTTGCTAGGATACTGAGGGAATCAGAAGAAGGTATTGATAAAATATTAGTAGCTGTCAATGAACATAATGATATTATTTATGATAAAATTGTGCCAACCATATTTGAGGCATTATACCGGGTTAACAAAGAGATTGTAAAAGAAAATGTTGATGTTAAATTACTTAAGAAGCCTAAAGAAGGTGGATATTATGAGTTTAGTGGAAATGAGGATTTGATTATAATGCAGAATTCAGAGGATTCTGTTGTTGTGAAAAATAAAGACAAGAGTTTTCACGCAGATACCTATGTTTTTGATTCGAAGCCTGAGTTACAATTATTTTTACAGTTGCTTGCAAATGAGCACGTAAAAAAAGCCTATTTCACGGGAATGTTTACTGCTGACCAGACTGATTTTTATGTTCCATATATTGATCCGGAATCGAATAGGTTAAGGAAGTATTATCCAGATTTCTTAGTAAAAATGGATGATGGAAGTTATTTGATTTTGGAAGTAAAAGGTGACAATATGATAGACGATCCGGTAGTAAAGGCGAAAGGAGCAGCGGCTGAGGAGGTTGCAGTAGAGAGTTCAATGAAATACGAAATGCTTAAAGGAACAGACATTATGGAAGGGAAAGCAAAGATTTAG
- a CDS encoding HAD family hydrolase — protein MPKKDEIKWLFFDVGSTLVDESKVYEDRMKRIADLSGLTYEQIYKYAMSFYKENKKGDLEVARQLGVKLPKWESQYERLYTDTKDCLKKLSRIYKIGVIANQSLGTSERLENLGVRKYLDLIIASAEEGVSKPDRCIFEIALERSSCKTENAVMIGDRIDNDIVPAKQLGMKTIWVKQGFGSLWNITDESEKADMEINNLSDVLKYL, from the coding sequence TTGCCCAAAAAGGACGAAATAAAATGGCTATTTTTTGATGTTGGATCGACATTGGTTGATGAAAGCAAAGTTTATGAAGACAGGATGAAAAGGATAGCGGATTTATCAGGTTTAACTTACGAGCAAATTTATAAATATGCCATGTCGTTTTATAAAGAAAACAAAAAAGGAGATTTAGAGGTAGCAAGGCAATTGGGGGTGAAATTACCTAAATGGGAATCGCAATACGAGAGGCTGTATACAGATACTAAAGATTGTTTGAAAAAGTTAAGTAGAATTTATAAAATTGGTGTAATTGCAAACCAATCATTAGGAACTTCTGAGAGATTAGAAAATCTTGGAGTACGAAAATATCTTGATTTGATTATCGCATCAGCAGAAGAAGGCGTTTCAAAACCAGATAGGTGCATATTTGAAATTGCATTGGAAAGAAGCAGTTGTAAGACAGAGAATGCAGTCATGATTGGTGACCGTATTGATAATGATATTGTACCCGCAAAACAGTTGGGTATGAAAACTATATGGGTAAAACAGGGATTTGGAAGTTTGTGGAATATAACAGATGAGAGTGAAAAAGCTGATATGGAAATTAATAACTTATCTGATGTATTAAAATATTTATAG
- a CDS encoding ATP-dependent helicase: protein MAFDFENANEAQRSAISTTDGPLLIIAGPGTGKTYTLVKRIVYLITEKDVLPEEIMIATFTEKAAKELITRITNELYAIGVSVNLNEMYIGTFHSICLRILKDHLEYTRIKKNYRMLDNFDQQYMVFQKINRFRNLPYFDVIFDKKQGAWRQAGEIVKYVNNLAEELVDIDEMQGDADEHIVAVANIMKQYNILMEDENLIDFSSIQTEAYKLLIEEPSILEEIQQKIKYVMVDEYQDTNYIQELLVFLIAGKNKNICVVGDDDQGLYRFRGATIRNILEFPGHFAEGECKQVKLVTNYRSERQIIDFYNKWMSTTDGRAYDFMWKNFRFEKKIVPPEGKKAAKVGVIKCSGKDLLDDWYEQVYSFITQLKSSGVLTDYNQIAVLCKSVKGDKIIGMVEYLEEHGIKVYSPRSEMFFERKEIKQVIGCMILCFPEYVRKLQQRDFSYDFENLYKYYDTQCIAAARELILQYRDTLGKWIAEKMHKHANLKKDNADYAFTGLLYQLLQFEPFSTYLGIDMKSGVIDERPARNLSILSSILGKYEYLHRIDVFTENNIIESVERFFNMYFRFLFDGGITEYEDDSEYAPSGCVSFMTIHQSKGMEFPIVIVDSLNGTPRSSGNHLLEEIENKYFHRKVFETREDIKFFDFWRLYYTAFSRAQNLLVLSCCEKKGHGATPSKYFEECYEKLPAYEDVNLSEIKLEKVKPVNIKDTYSFTSHIALYENCALQYKFFKELGFTQVRVGATLFGTLVHETIEDIHRAAMRHEEQTIVPETIREWFDTNYMTLSKSEHSYLGQPQIEAAYKQVLRYVERNQSDWSRIQDAEVEVSLVKPDYILLGKVDLIRGEGDTVEIVDFKSEKKPDVLIETAEMNRYRRQLEVYAHLIEEKTGKKVSKMHLYYTGEDNGVPTVTFNKSTEMIDKTIKEFDAVVEKIQSKDFSGRAKDKNLCANCDMRHYCRRKGDC from the coding sequence ATGGCATTTGATTTTGAAAACGCAAATGAAGCACAGAGAAGTGCTATTTCAACAACAGATGGTCCGTTGTTGATTATTGCAGGCCCTGGTACAGGGAAAACATATACATTAGTAAAGAGAATTGTTTATCTTATAACTGAAAAAGATGTGCTTCCTGAGGAAATAATGATTGCTACATTTACAGAAAAGGCTGCGAAAGAACTGATTACACGTATCACAAATGAATTGTATGCAATAGGAGTATCCGTAAATCTGAATGAAATGTATATTGGTACTTTTCATTCAATTTGTCTGAGAATTCTTAAAGATCATCTTGAATATACAAGGATTAAGAAAAATTATAGGATGCTGGATAATTTTGATCAACAGTATATGGTGTTTCAAAAGATTAATAGATTTAGGAACTTACCTTATTTTGATGTTATATTTGATAAAAAGCAAGGAGCTTGGAGACAAGCCGGAGAAATAGTTAAGTATGTTAATAATCTTGCTGAAGAATTGGTTGATATTGATGAAATGCAGGGAGACGCGGATGAACATATTGTAGCTGTTGCAAATATTATGAAACAGTACAATATCTTGATGGAAGATGAGAATTTAATTGATTTTTCAAGTATTCAAACAGAAGCATATAAATTATTAATCGAAGAACCAAGTATATTGGAAGAAATACAGCAGAAAATTAAATATGTGATGGTGGATGAATATCAGGATACAAATTACATACAGGAATTACTTGTGTTTTTGATTGCCGGAAAAAATAAAAATATATGTGTTGTGGGAGACGATGATCAAGGTTTGTATCGTTTTCGAGGAGCAACAATAAGAAATATATTGGAATTTCCAGGCCATTTTGCAGAAGGAGAATGTAAGCAGGTTAAACTTGTTACAAATTATCGTTCAGAGAGACAAATTATTGATTTTTACAATAAGTGGATGAGCACAACAGATGGTAGAGCATATGATTTTATGTGGAAGAATTTTAGGTTTGAGAAGAAGATTGTTCCGCCGGAAGGGAAAAAGGCTGCTAAAGTAGGCGTTATTAAATGTTCGGGAAAAGATTTGTTAGATGATTGGTATGAACAAGTGTATTCATTTATTACACAATTAAAAAGTAGTGGTGTACTAACTGATTACAATCAGATTGCAGTTCTTTGCAAGTCTGTTAAAGGGGATAAAATCATAGGTATGGTTGAATATCTTGAGGAACATGGTATTAAAGTTTATTCACCTCGTTCGGAAATGTTCTTTGAAAGAAAAGAGATAAAACAGGTAATAGGGTGTATGATCTTATGTTTCCCAGAGTATGTTCGTAAGTTACAACAAAGAGATTTTTCGTATGATTTTGAAAATCTCTATAAATATTACGATACTCAATGTATAGCTGCTGCAAGAGAGCTCATTTTACAGTATAGAGATACATTGGGTAAATGGATTGCAGAGAAGATGCATAAACACGCTAATCTAAAAAAGGATAATGCAGATTACGCATTTACAGGATTACTGTATCAGTTATTGCAGTTTGAACCATTTAGTACATACTTAGGGATAGATATGAAATCAGGGGTGATAGATGAAAGACCTGCAAGAAACTTATCAATTTTATCGTCAATTTTGGGAAAGTACGAATATCTACATCGGATAGATGTCTTCACGGAAAACAATATTATAGAGTCGGTAGAACGTTTTTTTAATATGTATTTTCGCTTTTTATTTGATGGAGGAATTACAGAGTATGAAGATGATTCGGAGTATGCTCCGAGTGGGTGCGTTTCATTTATGACTATACATCAGTCAAAAGGAATGGAGTTTCCAATAGTGATTGTTGATTCATTAAATGGAACACCGAGAAGTAGTGGAAATCATTTGCTAGAAGAAATAGAAAATAAATATTTCCATAGAAAAGTTTTTGAGACGAGGGAAGATATAAAATTTTTTGATTTTTGGCGATTATATTATACGGCATTTTCAAGAGCACAAAATTTATTGGTACTCTCTTGTTGTGAAAAGAAAGGTCATGGAGCCACACCAAGCAAATATTTTGAAGAGTGCTATGAGAAGCTACCTGCTTATGAAGATGTAAATCTTTCTGAAATAAAGTTAGAAAAGGTAAAGCCTGTAAATATAAAGGATACATATTCTTTTACTTCGCACATTGCTCTGTATGAGAATTGTGCACTACAGTATAAATTTTTCAAAGAACTTGGATTTACGCAGGTAAGAGTAGGTGCAACACTCTTTGGAACATTAGTGCATGAGACAATAGAAGACATTCATCGTGCAGCTATGCGTCATGAAGAACAGACAATAGTGCCGGAAACAATACGAGAGTGGTTTGATACAAATTATATGACATTATCGAAAAGTGAGCATTCTTATTTAGGACAACCGCAGATAGAAGCTGCGTATAAACAGGTTTTGAGGTATGTTGAGAGAAATCAGAGTGACTGGAGTCGAATTCAAGATGCAGAGGTGGAAGTAAGTTTAGTAAAGCCTGATTATATATTGCTTGGAAAGGTTGACCTTATCAGGGGCGAAGGTGATACAGTAGAGATTGTTGACTTTAAATCCGAGAAGAAACCAGATGTTTTAATTGAAACAGCGGAGATGAATCGTTATAGGAGACAGCTTGAAGTGTATGCTCATCTTATTGAGGAAAAGACAGGTAAAAAGGTAAGTAAAATGCATTTGTATTATACAGGTGAGGATAATGGTGTACCAACAGTAACATTTAATAAGTCAACGGAAATGATTGATAAAACAATAAAAGAATTTGATGCAGTGGTTGAAAAAATACAAAGTAAAGATTTTAGTGGTAGAGCCAAAGATAAAAATCTTTGTGCCAACTGTGATATGAGACATTACTGTAGAAGAAAAGGAGATTGCTAA
- a CDS encoding transposase: MEYLTTVELSERWNITSRRIGVLCAEGRIEGAIKKGKTWLIPSDAIKPADGRYKKKSEK; this comes from the coding sequence ATGGAGTATTTAACGACTGTGGAATTATCAGAAAGGTGGAATATCACTTCACGTCGAATAGGTGTTTTATGTGCAGAAGGAAGAATTGAAGGTGCAATAAAAAAAGGAAAAACATGGTTAATTCCTTCAGATGCAATAAAGCCTGCTGATGGACGATACAAGAAGAAGTCAGAAAAGTAA
- a CDS encoding DUF4411 family protein, with product MWQAFNELVENGQLISSSEIFEELKDDDIVKWAKEHKDAFLPLSKEVQLKTTEILQQFPQIIKIQTKGSSNGDPFLIATAILEDGIIVTDEGNKNNGIPMVCESLGIEYMKLNDMLDEVLE from the coding sequence ATATGGCAGGCTTTTAATGAACTTGTAGAAAATGGACAACTTATTTCAAGTTCGGAAATATTTGAAGAATTAAAAGATGATGATATTGTAAAATGGGCAAAGGAACACAAAGATGCTTTTTTGCCTTTATCAAAGGAAGTACAGTTAAAGACTACAGAAATATTACAACAATTTCCACAAATAATAAAAATTCAAACAAAGGGAAGCTCAAATGGAGATCCATTTTTGATTGCAACAGCTATTTTAGAAGATGGGATTATAGTAACTGATGAAGGAAACAAGAATAATGGAATTCCAATGGTATGTGAATCATTAGGTATAGAGTATATGAAACTTAATGATATGTTAGATGAGGTATTGGAGTAA
- a CDS encoding site-specific DNA-methyltransferase yields MDGQISFTFEQRQPIKGYPELHWTGKRPYTSTQYYPAQLKESYGEPKDGWMNKIFWGDNLQVMSHMLKDYRGKIDLIYIDPPFDSKADYKKKIKKKGVVVYNDNTSFEEKQYSDIWTNDEYLQFMYERFVLLKELLSDTGQIIVHLDYHKCHHIRLIMDEVFGQDNFRNEIIWTYNGGALPPKDWPRKHDNLLRYVKSNTGWTFNTEYRPYNEQTALRMRSIHKGVMVDVDRGTPVTDWWTDIKVPTGPMNQEKNGYPTQKPEKLLERIISTLTNEGDLVFDCFMGSGTTQTVAMKLGRKFIGADINLGAIQTTTKRLISAMKKLDDKCYSGFEVYNVNNYDFFRNPVEAKELIIDALGIQKFDSSTVYDGELDGWMVKIMPTNRIATKADLEELKANLPYHTFEKRKEENPNGVVEKIKIICMGHEADLKASLEQELSSYNLEIEIVDILRDKKDLQFKREADANVVKENDQIIIKEFYPMNLLQKLSMQKESVEDWRQLVESIYIDWNYDGQTMRPTICDIPAKDELVSGIYKIPASAGKIKIKITDLLSESLELEV; encoded by the coding sequence ATGGATGGACAGATTTCATTTACATTTGAACAAAGACAACCAATAAAAGGATATCCGGAGTTACACTGGACAGGGAAAAGGCCATATACATCGACACAGTATTATCCTGCACAGCTTAAGGAATCATATGGAGAACCTAAGGATGGTTGGATGAATAAGATATTTTGGGGAGATAATCTTCAGGTGATGAGCCACATGTTAAAGGATTATAGAGGAAAGATAGATCTAATTTATATTGATCCACCGTTTGATAGTAAGGCTGATTATAAGAAAAAAATTAAGAAAAAAGGAGTAGTTGTCTACAATGATAATACATCATTCGAAGAAAAACAGTATAGTGATATTTGGACAAATGATGAGTATTTACAATTTATGTATGAGAGATTCGTGCTTTTAAAGGAATTATTGTCAGATACCGGTCAAATTATAGTTCATTTGGATTATCATAAATGCCATCATATACGATTGATTATGGATGAGGTTTTTGGACAGGATAATTTTAGAAACGAAATAATATGGACATATAATGGTGGAGCCTTACCACCGAAAGATTGGCCGAGAAAACATGATAATTTATTACGGTATGTAAAATCTAATACAGGTTGGACATTTAATACTGAGTATAGACCATATAATGAACAGACAGCATTAAGAATGAGAAGTATACATAAAGGAGTTATGGTAGATGTAGATAGAGGAACTCCAGTTACTGATTGGTGGACAGATATAAAAGTACCAACAGGTCCGATGAATCAAGAAAAAAATGGATATCCGACACAGAAACCTGAGAAACTACTTGAAAGAATAATAAGTACACTTACAAATGAGGGGGATTTGGTATTTGATTGTTTTATGGGGTCAGGAACAACACAAACGGTAGCTATGAAATTAGGACGTAAGTTTATTGGCGCAGATATTAATTTAGGTGCAATTCAAACTACAACTAAGCGTTTGATTTCTGCAATGAAAAAACTTGATGATAAATGTTATTCAGGATTTGAAGTTTATAATGTAAATAATTATGATTTCTTTAGAAATCCAGTAGAAGCCAAAGAATTAATTATTGATGCATTAGGTATCCAAAAATTTGATTCATCAACAGTATATGACGGCGAATTAGATGGTTGGATGGTTAAAATAATGCCTACAAATCGTATTGCAACTAAGGCTGATTTAGAAGAACTCAAGGCTAATTTACCATACCATACATTTGAAAAGCGTAAGGAAGAAAATCCGAATGGCGTGGTGGAAAAAATTAAGATTATTTGCATGGGACATGAGGCTGATTTAAAGGCATCGTTGGAACAGGAACTTTCTTCGTATAATTTGGAGATAGAGATAGTTGATATCCTTAGGGATAAGAAAGATTTACAATTTAAGAGAGAAGCAGATGCCAATGTTGTTAAAGAAAACGATCAGATTATAATAAAAGAATTTTATCCGATGAACCTTTTACAGAAATTAAGCATGCAGAAAGAATCAGTTGAAGATTGGAGGCAGTTGGTAGAATCTATCTATATTGACTGGAATTATGATGGACAGACAATGAGGCCGACAATTTGTGATATTCCTGCAAAAGATGAGTTGGTATCTGGTATATATAAAATTCCAGCTTCAGCAGGTAAAATTAAAATAAAGATAACAGATTTGTTATCTGAGTCACTTGAGCTGGAGGTATAG